The Thalassospira sp. TSL5-1 sequence TCAAGGAAATTCCGACGGATTTTAGGAAATATCTTTTGTTGAATTTTTCCTTCCTCTCCCAACGTTTGACTAAGGAAAGGCACTGTTTGCCGGTGCCTGTTTTGGGGCTGTCGATTTATCGGCAATTCGGAGGATGGATATATGACACTAAAAACGAAGATGCTGGCGATATTTGTTGTCGCACCACTGGCCCTGGTTGGCAGCATGACCTTGGCAAATGCCAACGAATTTGAAGGGCAATTGCGCAATTACTCCCAGGATGTGAAAGCATGGCTGTCAGACCCAGTTGTGATTGATGCCGTGAAGGCCCAAAACGCCGAAAATGCCAACCTGACACAACAGGATATCGACAATCTGGACAAGCAATGGCGGGCCGAAACCGCCGCCACGGACAAACCCCTGATTGACAAGGTTCTGGCGCGGCCGCTGTCGAATTTTTTGCGCGAGAAGGCTGACGCGGCCCAAGGGCTGATTACGGAAATCTTTGTGATGGATAACAAAGGGCTGAATGTCGGGCAAAGTGATGTCACCAGCGATTATTGGCAGGGTGACGAAGCCAAATGGCAAAAAACATTCCTTGTCGGGCCGGGCGCCATTCACATGAGCGACGTTGAGCTTGATGAATCGACCCAAACCTACCAGTCGCAGTTAAGCCTGCCCGTGGTTGATAGCGACGGTAAAACCGTCATTGGTGCGGTTACGGTCGGGGTCAATGTGGAATTGCTGGAATAACAATGCCTGGTTTCAGCCAGTCGTCGTGGCCTGGATCACGGATAATTAAGAAAAACGAAGTGTCCTTCGGGGCAGGGAATGTGGGAAAATGAACATGGAAAATGGTGTAAAAGATGGTGGATCAGCCATTCCGCCGTTTGTCCGCAGTGGGTGGTCCATTCGCAGCAAACTGATTTTTGGTGTTGCCGCAACAGTTGTTATCGCTTTCATCGCAACGATCTATGTTGGCATCATTTTTTCAATTGATTCAGCAAAGGCCCGGCTGACGGACAGCAATGCCATCGTCACCTCGTTGATCGCGTCGCAAAATGGCGGGGCGGTAAAATTCCACAAGGCCGACGTGATCGAGGCCTCTTTTCAGAATCTGATATCGGATGAGCGCGAAGCACTGGCATCTGTTCTGGCAATCGATGTGGAAGGCAAGGCGATTACAAACTTTGCAGCGCCGGGCGTGGCACCGGCGCTGGCTGCACAGCTAAACGAATTGGGACAGGCGGCCATTCAGGCCGCCGCACGCCAGGAAACCCGAATTGGCGACATGCAGGTGATTGCCGAACCGGCAATCTTTGGCAAAAATCAGGATGTCGTTGGTTCGATTGTCATGGCGTGGTCTTTTGCCTCGCTTAAGGCTGAAACAGTGAAGAACGCCATTGATCAAACCGTGATCGCCATTGTGTTGCTGACGGCTTGTCTGGCGTTTCTGTTTTTACTGATCCATAAAATCGTGGCATCTCCCCTTAAATCCATGACCGGTGCCATGACACAAATCGCCGATGGCAATTTTGATGTTGTTGTGCCTGCCGGGATGCGACAGGATGAAATGGGCGAAATGGCACATGCCCTGAATGTATTTAAGGAAAATGGTCAGCGCATCGCCCGCCTGCGTGAAGAACGAAAGGAACTTGATGCCCGAAATGCTGCTGAAAATACCCGCCGTCTTGATGAAACCGCAAAGTCGTTTCGCGGGACGGTTGGCAGTATTGTCGAGGCGGTTTTAAGTTCTGCCAATGGTTTATCGGATAACGCCCGCATTTTGGCTTCAGCCACCGATACCTCGCGGCAAAAAACGGATCGGGTGTTAAAAAGCGTTGCCGAAGCCTCAGACGGGGTGGAGCAGGTTGCAACCGCCGCCGATAGATTGCGCAGCGCCCTGCACGAGGTCTCCCAGCAAATGACGCAATCGCGTACCGCCATCGAAGAAGCGGTTTCGCAAACCCGCCATACCGACGAAACAGTTGCCAATTTGTCAGACGAGGCGCGCAAGATTGGCGATGTGGTGAAACTTATTCAGGATATTGCGGCCCAAACCAACCTGTTGGCGCTGAATGCCACAATCGAAGCCGCACGGGCAGGTGATGCCGGCAAAGGGTTTGCCGTGGTTGCCAACGAGGTTAAGGCCCTTGCCAACCAAACTGCTCGCGCTACCGAGGAAATCACCAAACAGATTTCAGCCGTGCAACATATTTCCGAGGACGCCGCCGGCGCGATTGGACAAATTGGCGAGCGGATCAGCCAGGTGCATGCTGTGTCGCTTAATATTGAAAATGCGGTTGAAGACCAATCAAATGCAGCGAACGACATTACCCGCACCATCGATCAGACCGGCCACGCCATTACCAATATGAATGACGATATCCACGATGTGGTCGGTTCCATCCATGAAGCCGGCGAGGCAACCGGACATGTCCGGCGCTCCTCTGCCGAATTGGAGGAAGAGGCTCACAATTTACAGAAAAATGCCAATCTGTTTTTGGAATCCATTCGCAAATAGGCGGGATACAGGCGGTTTTAACGGGTGCTACGGAAAACAAAACAGCCCGCAGGCGTGAACCTGCGGGCTGTTTTTAAATGTCGGTGGTCAGAGAGTGGTCTGACGAAACGTCGCGAACTTATTCCGCTGCGGCGCGGGCTTCTTTGAGCCAGCCGTCAAACTTGCTCTGGTTGGCCTTGATCCAGGCATCTGCATGACGCGAGATGTCCTCGGCTGATTTTTGACCGTCGCGCATCAGCAGGTTTTCAGCACTGATGTCATTTGCCGAAATCTGCATGATCGAGAACAGCTTGGCAGCTGCCGGGTTTGCTTCTGCCCATTTCTTGTTGGCAATGATCTGCTGGTTGTTCACCTGGAAACCATAGTTGCTGCCATCGGGCAGGGCGGTGTCGGCATCCTTGTTTTCACCCGGAAGGGATGAGAACGGAACCTGCAGCCACACGGTGTCTTTACCCGGGACCAGAACGCCCGATACCCAATACGGGGTCCAGGTGTAATACAGGATCGGATCACCCTGTTTGTAACGGGTAATGGTATCGGCGATAATGGCCGAATAGGAACCCTGGTTATGCTCGACCGTATCGCGCAGACCATAGGAATCCAGGTGATGTTCGATCACCTTTTCACAGCCCCAACCCGGATTACAGCCAGCTAGGTCGGCTTTGCCGTCGCCATTGACGTCAAAAATCTTGGCAATTTTCGGGTCTTTAAGCTGTTCGATGTTGGTGATGTTGTATTTTT is a genomic window containing:
- the proX gene encoding glycine betaine/L-proline ABC transporter substrate-binding protein ProX; the encoded protein is MTILKKISTGAAIAVTSSMLLAGTAFADNMKPGEGVDVQPLKSSIAEETFQTQIVMKALEELGYNVKDIQEIEYATGIVAIANGDGTFMADFWNPLHADFYKNAGGDEKIYREGVYSPGALQGYLIDKKTAEKYNITNIEQLKDPKIAKIFDVNGDGKADLAGCNPGWGCEKVIEHHLDSYGLRDTVEHNQGSYSAIIADTITRYKQGDPILYYTWTPYWVSGVLVPGKDTVWLQVPFSSLPGENKDADTALPDGSNYGFQVNNQQIIANKKWAEANPAAAKLFSIMQISANDISAENLLMRDGQKSAEDISRHADAWIKANQSKFDGWLKEARAAAE
- a CDS encoding methyl-accepting chemotaxis protein → MENGVKDGGSAIPPFVRSGWSIRSKLIFGVAATVVIAFIATIYVGIIFSIDSAKARLTDSNAIVTSLIASQNGGAVKFHKADVIEASFQNLISDEREALASVLAIDVEGKAITNFAAPGVAPALAAQLNELGQAAIQAAARQETRIGDMQVIAEPAIFGKNQDVVGSIVMAWSFASLKAETVKNAIDQTVIAIVLLTACLAFLFLLIHKIVASPLKSMTGAMTQIADGNFDVVVPAGMRQDEMGEMAHALNVFKENGQRIARLREERKELDARNAAENTRRLDETAKSFRGTVGSIVEAVLSSANGLSDNARILASATDTSRQKTDRVLKSVAEASDGVEQVATAADRLRSALHEVSQQMTQSRTAIEEAVSQTRHTDETVANLSDEARKIGDVVKLIQDIAAQTNLLALNATIEAARAGDAGKGFAVVANEVKALANQTARATEEITKQISAVQHISEDAAGAIGQIGERISQVHAVSLNIENAVEDQSNAANDITRTIDQTGHAITNMNDDIHDVVGSIHEAGEATGHVRRSSAELEEEAHNLQKNANLFLESIRK
- a CDS encoding PDC sensor domain-containing protein yields the protein MTLKTKMLAIFVVAPLALVGSMTLANANEFEGQLRNYSQDVKAWLSDPVVIDAVKAQNAENANLTQQDIDNLDKQWRAETAATDKPLIDKVLARPLSNFLREKADAAQGLITEIFVMDNKGLNVGQSDVTSDYWQGDEAKWQKTFLVGPGAIHMSDVELDESTQTYQSQLSLPVVDSDGKTVIGAVTVGVNVELLE